From the genome of Bifidobacterium asteroides, one region includes:
- a CDS encoding alpha/beta fold hydrolase yields MISHHVVDGGVPFGNLPLPENIEAMVIHAPVGDLTALHAPKGVKGARGAAMMIPGFTGSKEDFYRISSILGEDGWDVWSYSQRGQADSVAPRGRKAYDRRSTAGDAVDVARILTEHTGVKRVHLLGHSFGGVVAQAALLAEPDLFASLTLMSSGPHGWPGRKADLRQRLLDHPGVDLWRLDNPDKASLPDDELNPQDRFQRLRAEQTSQDQLVGAIDQLADLHDRTEQLAATGLPMMVFHGEHDDFSWPQDWQARMARLLGARYEVIAGAGHCPNIDRPEGTAALLDDFWASVQDRR; encoded by the coding sequence ATGATATCCCACCATGTCGTGGACGGGGGCGTGCCCTTTGGGAACCTACCCCTGCCGGAGAACATCGAGGCCATGGTCATACATGCCCCCGTGGGCGACCTGACCGCCCTCCATGCCCCCAAGGGGGTAAAGGGAGCGCGGGGAGCGGCCATGATGATCCCCGGCTTCACTGGTTCCAAGGAGGACTTCTACCGGATCAGCTCCATTCTGGGAGAGGATGGTTGGGACGTCTGGTCCTATTCGCAGAGAGGGCAGGCAGACTCGGTGGCCCCTCGGGGGAGGAAGGCCTACGACAGGCGGTCCACGGCCGGTGATGCCGTGGATGTGGCCCGTATCCTGACCGAGCACACCGGGGTCAAACGGGTCCATCTCCTAGGCCACAGCTTCGGCGGGGTGGTGGCCCAGGCGGCCCTCCTGGCCGAACCTGACCTCTTTGCCAGCCTCACCCTCATGTCGTCTGGCCCCCACGGTTGGCCGGGCCGGAAGGCAGACCTGCGTCAGCGACTCTTGGACCACCCTGGCGTGGACTTGTGGAGGCTGGACAACCCGGACAAGGCCAGCCTGCCGGACGATGAGCTGAATCCCCAAGACAGATTCCAGCGCCTTCGTGCAGAACAGACCAGCCAGGACCAGCTCGTCGGAGCCATAGACCAGCTGGCTGACCTGCATGACAGGACGGAACAGCTGGCTGCCACCGGCCTGCCCATGATGGTTTTCCATGGTGAGCACGACGACTTCTCCTGGCCCCAGGACTGGCAGGCCAGGATGGCCCGGCTGCTGGGTGCCCGCTATGAGGTGATTGCGGGTGCCGGCCATTGTCCCAACATCGACAGGCCTGAGGGGACGGCGGCCCTTCTGGACGACTTCTGGGCTTCTGTGCAGGACAGACGGTGA
- a CDS encoding glycoside hydrolase family 1 protein has translation MPTPAYNFPKDFLWGAATAAHQIEGNNVNADWWEREHRPDSDLNEPSGDADDSYNRYAEDISLLAGNGLNAYRFSVEWARVEPEEGFFSQAQLLHYRAMIDACLQAGVTPMVTLNHMTLPRWLARRGGWRNPASADLFGRYVEHVIPILEGVTWVCTINEPNMVALTHGGQEGSDMAAASLPAPDPVISGFLVKAHRKARAILSRRPAIKSGWTIACQDFQALPGCEQDMEEYRYPREDFFTQAARGDDFIGVQAYLRTFIGHDGPRPVPEDVEKTLTGWEYYPAALGEAVRHTWRIAEHTPIVVTENGIATADDSRRIDYTFGALVGLHRAMDEGVRVEGYLHWSLLDNYEWGSYKPTFGLVSVDHETFERHPKPSLAWLGQVARSGLLTHPRS, from the coding sequence ATGCCAACGCCTGCATACAACTTTCCGAAGGACTTCCTCTGGGGGGCGGCCACGGCTGCCCACCAGATAGAGGGCAACAATGTCAACGCAGACTGGTGGGAGCGTGAGCACCGGCCGGACAGCGACCTCAACGAGCCTTCGGGGGATGCCGACGACAGCTACAACCGTTATGCGGAGGACATATCCCTCCTGGCCGGCAACGGGTTGAATGCCTACCGCTTCTCGGTGGAGTGGGCCAGGGTGGAGCCTGAGGAGGGATTCTTCTCCCAGGCCCAGCTCCTGCACTACCGAGCCATGATCGACGCCTGCCTCCAGGCCGGGGTGACTCCTATGGTCACCCTGAACCACATGACCCTGCCCCGCTGGCTGGCCAGGCGAGGAGGCTGGCGCAATCCTGCCTCCGCAGACCTCTTCGGCCGGTACGTGGAGCACGTCATCCCCATTCTGGAAGGTGTCACCTGGGTCTGCACGATCAACGAACCCAATATGGTGGCTCTCACCCACGGGGGGCAGGAGGGCAGCGACATGGCCGCCGCCTCCTTGCCTGCCCCCGACCCTGTCATCTCCGGATTCCTGGTCAAGGCCCACAGGAAGGCTCGGGCAATCCTCTCCCGCCGACCGGCAATCAAGTCCGGTTGGACCATTGCCTGTCAGGATTTCCAGGCCCTGCCAGGCTGTGAGCAGGACATGGAAGAGTACCGCTACCCCCGCGAGGACTTTTTCACCCAGGCTGCACGAGGTGACGATTTCATAGGGGTACAGGCCTACCTGCGCACCTTCATCGGCCACGACGGTCCCCGACCAGTGCCGGAGGATGTGGAGAAGACGCTGACCGGCTGGGAGTATTACCCTGCCGCTCTGGGGGAGGCTGTGCGCCACACCTGGCGGATCGCCGAGCACACCCCCATTGTGGTCACCGAAAATGGAATCGCCACAGCCGATGACAGTCGGAGGATCGACTACACCTTCGGCGCCCTTGTTGGCCTTCATCGGGCCATGGATGAGGGCGTGCGTGTGGAGGGCTACCTCCACTGGTCCCTCCTGGACAACTACGAGTGGGGATCCTACAAACCCACCTTTGGTCTGGTCTCCGTGGACCATGAGACCTTCGAGCGTCACCCCAAGCCCTCCTTGGCCTGGCTGGGCCAGGTGGCCAGATCCGGCCTCCTGACCCATCCCCGAAGCTGA
- a CDS encoding cellulase family glycosylhydrolase: protein MERFRSFITKKDKTGTTGWGPALAAATTALTAMGLVLAPAASADTQTRSGTSPETVTASTTILSKTGLTPSLQFAKEMGRGWNLGNSFDAVDTNWSSPDQGEQAWGNPKVTPDLLKAVKDKGYTSIRIPMTVYRRYQDLGSTNKDGYRYLINQDWLNRYRQVVDQATGMGMHVLVNIHHDSWIWLKQWNGQVGAKEEVMFSDFWKQIARTFADESDKVAFETINEPQFNTWDYPSAQEKLDRLNTEARTIIRSVPGNEHRMIVMPTPSATPSDEYTRHLASLIKGFNDPYLAATVHYYSEWLYSANLGITGFDERIGTDNQGRPTTARTSAAATFKTIQDNLTSQGIGTVIGEYGLLGYDTGSDVLQEGEELKYYDYMNQMARQDGIGLMLWDNGSMISRQAPYGWKSARIGAELQAAMGAASSYATGSDTIYLDSGAQSGLTIPLTLNGNSFNSVKGLKAGSDYTYNASSQTVTLTASYLNRILSAPKAPAYGQLADLTFTFTAGADWHEYLVRARQAVSSPALGQRSGITLPMDYGGNTVRRVSAKEYGRSVGPNSSWWSYLQAGSTFSSDRRAGTFTLSGNFFSDPSVTDGAVEVTIEFFNGSSIVVPMTVSSGSVQAGASRPADQ, encoded by the coding sequence ATGGAGCGATTCAGATCATTTATCACGAAGAAAGACAAGACGGGAACGACAGGGTGGGGTCCGGCCCTGGCTGCGGCCACAACGGCCCTGACCGCCATGGGGCTAGTCCTGGCACCTGCGGCGAGCGCGGACACCCAAACCCGCTCTGGAACCAGTCCAGAGACCGTCACGGCCTCGACAACCATCCTATCGAAGACCGGGCTGACGCCCTCTCTTCAGTTCGCCAAGGAGATGGGCAGGGGTTGGAACCTGGGCAATTCCTTCGACGCGGTGGACACCAACTGGTCCTCCCCTGATCAGGGTGAACAGGCTTGGGGGAATCCCAAGGTGACGCCTGACCTGCTCAAGGCCGTCAAGGACAAGGGCTACACCAGCATCCGGATTCCAATGACCGTCTACCGGCGATACCAGGATCTGGGCTCGACCAACAAGGATGGCTACCGTTACCTGATCAATCAGGATTGGCTCAACCGGTATCGCCAGGTGGTCGACCAGGCGACCGGAATGGGGATGCACGTCCTGGTCAACATCCACCACGACTCCTGGATCTGGCTGAAGCAGTGGAATGGTCAGGTCGGAGCCAAGGAGGAAGTCATGTTCTCGGATTTCTGGAAACAGATAGCCCGGACCTTCGCCGATGAGTCGGACAAGGTGGCCTTCGAAACCATCAACGAGCCCCAGTTCAACACCTGGGACTACCCGTCCGCTCAGGAGAAGTTGGACAGATTGAACACGGAGGCGCGCACCATCATCCGCTCCGTGCCCGGCAACGAGCACCGCATGATCGTCATGCCCACCCCTTCTGCCACCCCTTCGGACGAGTACACCAGGCATCTGGCCTCCCTGATCAAGGGCTTTAACGACCCGTACCTCGCGGCTACGGTCCACTACTACAGCGAGTGGCTCTACAGCGCCAACCTGGGGATCACCGGCTTCGACGAGAGGATAGGCACCGATAACCAGGGCCGCCCAACCACGGCCAGGACCTCGGCCGCCGCCACCTTCAAGACCATCCAAGACAACCTGACCAGTCAAGGCATCGGCACCGTGATTGGCGAGTACGGCCTCCTGGGCTATGACACAGGCAGCGACGTGCTCCAGGAGGGCGAAGAACTCAAGTACTACGACTACATGAACCAGATGGCCCGCCAAGACGGAATTGGGCTCATGCTCTGGGACAACGGTTCCATGATTTCACGTCAGGCCCCATATGGGTGGAAGAGTGCCCGGATTGGCGCCGAACTCCAGGCAGCAATGGGTGCTGCCTCCTCCTATGCTACGGGCTCCGACACTATTTATCTTGATTCCGGGGCTCAATCGGGACTGACCATTCCCCTGACCCTGAACGGAAATTCCTTCAACTCGGTCAAGGGCCTCAAGGCCGGTTCCGATTACACCTACAACGCATCCTCCCAGACGGTGACCCTGACCGCCTCCTACCTCAACCGGATCCTGTCGGCCCCTAAGGCACCCGCCTATGGTCAGCTGGCTGATCTGACCTTCACATTCACCGCCGGCGCCGACTGGCATGAGTATCTGGTGCGTGCCAGGCAGGCCGTCTCCTCGCCCGCCCTGGGCCAGCGCAGCGGAATCACACTCCCCATGGATTATGGGGGGAACACCGTCCGCAGGGTCTCCGCCAAGGAATACGGGCGGTCCGTCGGCCCCAACTCTTCCTGGTGGTCTTATCTCCAGGCCGGTTCCACCTTCTCCAGTGACAGGAGGGCCGGCACCTTCACCCTGAGTGGAAACTTCTTCTCCGACCCCAGCGTGACCGATGGAGCCGTGGAAGTGACCATCGAGTTCTTCAACGGATCCTCGATCGTCGTCCCAATGACCGTTTCATCTGGCTCCGTGCAGGCAGGGGCATCGCGCCCGGCCGACCAATAA
- a CDS encoding IclR family transcriptional regulator: protein MTEYTMMYQQESEVRKHRRTGVLDRTFAILDCFTSDEPTLTLTQITRQTGLAASTASRLLKSLCEHGALIRERSGGYSIGPKLMEIAQFARPMLSIREAASPILDDLNRTTDQHIQLGTLDGTEMVILDRREGKYPIPIYYHIGDRLPLAPTAAGRTLLAYAGPGIIGQVVDTGTFTWPTWQIPRPTSDELMASLALIRQRRVAVLQTPGASVHSVAAPIFGRTNAVIAAVSIVLSAGSTRVERYVPLIKAGATAISRRVNGPKTSRILPPWDQV from the coding sequence ATGACCGAGTACACAATGATGTATCAGCAGGAATCAGAGGTCCGGAAGCACAGACGCACCGGCGTGCTGGACCGTACATTCGCGATCCTCGACTGCTTTACTTCCGACGAACCCACACTGACCCTTACACAGATCACCCGGCAGACAGGGCTGGCGGCCAGCACCGCCAGCCGACTGCTGAAGAGCCTGTGCGAACACGGAGCCCTGATACGCGAAAGAAGCGGAGGATACTCCATCGGGCCAAAGCTCATGGAGATCGCTCAATTTGCCCGCCCAATGCTCTCCATCAGGGAGGCAGCCTCGCCGATTCTCGATGATCTAAACAGGACCACAGACCAGCACATCCAGCTGGGCACGCTGGATGGGACGGAGATGGTCATCCTTGATCGCAGAGAGGGCAAATACCCCATACCGATCTACTACCATATAGGCGACCGACTGCCCCTGGCCCCCACAGCAGCGGGCCGGACCTTGCTCGCCTATGCCGGGCCAGGCATCATCGGGCAGGTAGTGGACACCGGGACCTTCACCTGGCCTACCTGGCAGATCCCCCGCCCCACCTCTGATGAGCTGATGGCCTCGCTGGCTCTGATTCGCCAACGCCGTGTCGCGGTACTTCAGACCCCAGGCGCATCGGTTCATTCGGTTGCGGCGCCAATTTTCGGAAGGACCAACGCGGTCATCGCGGCTGTCAGCATCGTTCTATCAGCTGGGAGCACTAGAGTGGAACGTTATGTTCCGCTTATCAAGGCAGGGGCCACTGCCATATCCAGAAGGGTAAACGGACCCAAAACGTCACGGATACTGCCGCCTTGGGACCAAGTCTGA
- a CDS encoding MFS transporter — MSNAVERDRDQSPNGPKVGEPAAPVDTVGPSEQAHASVEDTDKAVQPSRDPGYLPPEFPNPRKTIVLVLIAAIGLYIMNMSLGTALSLHIAAIMPDRKDSVYSHITSVSTFLMLFMMPLAGALSDRTISRFGRRRPWILGGLLFSIVCGAVVGLSSNVWVMGVFFILSAMGMQSAFNAYSVIAVEGLPDNRRGTVMGLMGLCGALAFSVGTYLTGALVGNGLLLMTVPVLLGLVASLPLLLLYKDPAKTRSEVPPMNVQKFIGTFFVNPRKYPNFGWTWLSRFLVGLAMAAIQSYFIYYLISGLHIPLNQVGSKAGFLTLCSAPISIIFFTGSGFLTDHLGRKKPFVILASILMAAALCLGATSHNFTQFLIAWELFAVGQAMYLTVDLALCAAVLPNSEDTGKDMSVFGLAINLSSVVVLAAAPMIINTAGGHNYGLLWFIAAALSLCSVLAIPLIKGVK; from the coding sequence ATGAGCAATGCAGTTGAGCGAGACAGGGATCAGTCCCCGAATGGGCCCAAGGTCGGAGAACCTGCTGCTCCGGTGGATACGGTTGGGCCGTCAGAGCAGGCACATGCCAGTGTCGAAGATACCGATAAGGCAGTGCAGCCCAGTCGCGATCCTGGATATCTCCCACCTGAATTTCCCAACCCTCGCAAGACGATCGTCCTGGTGCTCATTGCGGCCATTGGCCTCTACATTATGAACATGAGCCTGGGCACGGCGCTGTCGCTGCATATCGCAGCGATCATGCCGGACAGGAAAGATTCGGTCTACAGCCATATAACCTCGGTGAGCACATTCCTCATGCTCTTCATGATGCCCCTGGCCGGCGCTCTGTCAGACCGTACAATCAGCCGCTTTGGTCGTCGCAGGCCCTGGATTCTGGGCGGACTGCTCTTTTCCATCGTCTGCGGGGCCGTGGTCGGTTTGTCCAGCAACGTCTGGGTGATGGGAGTCTTCTTCATCCTGTCGGCCATGGGCATGCAGTCGGCCTTCAATGCCTATTCGGTGATCGCTGTCGAAGGGCTGCCCGACAACCGTCGTGGCACGGTCATGGGTTTGATGGGCCTGTGCGGAGCCCTCGCTTTCTCGGTCGGTACTTATCTTACCGGTGCTCTGGTAGGCAATGGTCTTCTGCTGATGACGGTTCCAGTGCTGTTGGGCCTGGTTGCATCCCTTCCCCTGTTGCTGCTTTACAAGGATCCTGCCAAGACCAGGAGCGAGGTGCCGCCTATGAACGTGCAGAAATTCATAGGCACCTTCTTTGTCAACCCGAGGAAATACCCGAATTTCGGCTGGACCTGGCTATCGCGGTTCCTGGTCGGTCTGGCCATGGCCGCTATACAGTCCTATTTCATTTACTACCTGATCTCTGGACTGCATATCCCCCTGAATCAGGTAGGCAGCAAGGCTGGTTTCCTGACCTTGTGCTCGGCGCCTATTTCCATCATCTTCTTCACGGGCTCCGGATTCCTGACAGATCATTTGGGACGCAAGAAGCCCTTCGTGATATTGGCTTCCATCCTTATGGCGGCGGCCCTCTGCCTTGGTGCGACTTCTCACAATTTCACACAGTTCCTTATAGCATGGGAACTGTTCGCTGTGGGTCAGGCCATGTACTTGACCGTTGATCTGGCGCTGTGCGCGGCCGTCCTGCCTAACAGCGAGGACACTGGCAAGGACATGAGCGTTTTCGGGCTGGCAATCAACCTGTCCAGTGTGGTCGTTCTGGCTGCGGCCCCTATGATCATCAACACCGCTGGCGGGCACAACTACGGACTGCTTTGGTTTATCGCGGCGGCTCTGAGCCTTTGCAGCGTTCTTGCCATCCCGCTGATCAAGGGCGTGAAGTAG
- a CDS encoding alpha-L-rhamnosidase, with translation MEGTCAKARIHLTAGGLFVAYLDGQRIGQDQLCPGWTDYRHRINALTYDLTDVLMPGSHRLDVLLGNGWYRGHLGWQRLTDFYGDRLWLMAQLEWLDSRGEQVLSGDDQWTWHPSPIRSNDLYDGECRDMRIPLLEAQGAVRPVQLMPMPHARIRPQEAPQARIIRRVPGQKIITTPSGRTVIDFGQNVAGWVRMVVRGGKSGDRLRLRHAEVLDHGELALKPLRRAKATDEYILSGAANEMVEPMFTQHGFRYVQVEGLEPDADVKAGDFQACLISAAMEPTASFTCSDARLNRLFENVRWSTMDNFITVPTDCPQRDERLGWTGDIAMFAPSALELFDADAFLSSWLTDMANSQAEDGGIPLVVPDVLDGPRLTCGWGDASVLVPWALYRATGDADVLRRFLPMMDRFVDGVQTLTRRGLWQGGFQFGDWLDPDAPADEPMKSKANPDVVATAFAAHSAALVARAHACLGQRTEEQHYRSLADGMAQGFRDEYVSPNGRILSDCPSVYSFALDWNLLETDRQRQGAGERLADLVRASGFRISTGFLGTPFICQALTISGHADLAVRMVLQNHCPGWLYQVDMGATTVWERWDSMLPDGSINPNGMTSFNHYALGSVVSWLIQGLAGLRMDAAGWRKVTAAPLIIPQLSFAELRLVTPYGPVNLSWQRQDSSAAVDVHLSLPVGVSATLALPGGVSGRCDHGDYSWTLPDPNARAKRQTRISAIRDLIDAPDLLADLIRTLLATDSPSYRGSQADLSFCAAAKPWLDAPVDELPQVASQQGFLLDAEAIESAVAGFLQRHGLVTAGQAKNQDFDQ, from the coding sequence GTGGAAGGAACCTGTGCCAAGGCCCGGATTCATTTGACGGCAGGAGGTCTCTTTGTTGCTTATTTGGACGGTCAACGTATCGGTCAGGATCAGCTATGTCCGGGCTGGACCGATTACCGGCACCGAATCAATGCTTTGACCTACGATTTGACTGATGTACTGATGCCAGGCAGCCACCGGCTGGATGTCCTGTTGGGCAACGGCTGGTACCGGGGGCACCTAGGTTGGCAGCGCCTCACTGATTTCTATGGTGATCGCCTGTGGCTCATGGCCCAGCTGGAGTGGTTGGACAGTCGGGGGGAACAGGTCCTGAGCGGCGATGATCAATGGACCTGGCATCCCTCGCCGATAAGGTCGAATGACCTCTACGACGGCGAATGCAGGGATATGAGAATTCCCCTGCTGGAAGCCCAAGGAGCTGTACGCCCCGTACAACTGATGCCCATGCCCCACGCGCGCATCAGACCTCAGGAGGCCCCTCAGGCGCGGATCATTCGTCGTGTGCCAGGTCAGAAAATCATCACCACTCCATCAGGCCGAACAGTCATCGACTTCGGGCAGAACGTTGCCGGCTGGGTCCGTATGGTGGTCAGAGGAGGCAAGTCTGGCGACCGCCTGCGTCTGCGCCATGCCGAGGTCCTGGATCATGGGGAACTGGCTCTGAAACCCCTGCGCCGGGCAAAGGCCACCGACGAGTACATTCTCTCCGGCGCTGCCAACGAAATGGTCGAGCCTATGTTCACCCAGCATGGGTTCCGCTATGTGCAGGTGGAGGGCTTGGAGCCCGATGCCGATGTGAAGGCAGGTGATTTTCAAGCCTGCCTTATCTCGGCTGCCATGGAGCCCACTGCGTCCTTTACTTGTTCGGACGCCCGACTCAACCGTTTGTTCGAGAACGTCCGTTGGTCCACCATGGATAATTTCATCACCGTGCCCACCGACTGTCCACAAAGGGATGAGCGTCTGGGATGGACCGGAGACATCGCCATGTTCGCGCCATCCGCACTTGAGCTTTTCGATGCTGATGCCTTCCTCTCCTCCTGGCTGACTGACATGGCTAACAGCCAGGCAGAAGATGGGGGCATTCCACTGGTGGTCCCTGATGTTCTGGATGGACCTCGTCTGACCTGCGGATGGGGCGACGCATCGGTGCTGGTACCTTGGGCTCTTTACAGGGCGACTGGCGATGCAGACGTACTTCGCCGCTTTCTGCCCATGATGGACCGGTTCGTCGACGGAGTCCAGACTCTGACCCGTCGAGGCCTGTGGCAGGGAGGCTTTCAATTCGGCGATTGGCTGGATCCTGATGCGCCGGCGGACGAGCCCATGAAATCCAAAGCCAATCCCGACGTGGTCGCCACTGCTTTCGCTGCCCATTCGGCCGCTCTCGTTGCCCGGGCCCATGCCTGCTTGGGGCAAAGGACTGAGGAGCAACATTATCGGTCCTTGGCTGATGGCATGGCTCAGGGTTTTCGCGACGAATATGTCAGCCCGAATGGGCGCATTCTTTCGGATTGCCCCTCAGTCTATTCTTTTGCCTTGGATTGGAATCTGTTGGAGACCGACAGACAACGTCAAGGAGCGGGCGAACGCCTGGCGGATCTGGTAAGAGCCAGCGGATTCCGTATTTCCACCGGATTCTTGGGCACGCCGTTCATATGCCAGGCGCTGACCATCAGCGGACATGCCGACCTGGCTGTCCGGATGGTCCTTCAAAACCATTGCCCTGGCTGGCTATACCAGGTGGATATGGGCGCTACCACGGTTTGGGAACGGTGGGATTCAATGCTGCCCGATGGGTCAATCAACCCTAATGGCATGACCTCCTTCAACCATTACGCTCTGGGTTCTGTGGTCTCCTGGCTGATTCAGGGGCTGGCTGGCCTGCGTATGGATGCGGCCGGTTGGCGCAAGGTCACTGCAGCTCCACTGATAATCCCGCAGCTTTCATTCGCTGAACTCCGTCTGGTAACCCCATACGGGCCGGTGAATCTGTCCTGGCAGCGCCAGGATTCCAGCGCCGCTGTCGATGTGCATTTGTCGCTGCCGGTCGGCGTCAGTGCGACTCTGGCATTGCCAGGGGGCGTCAGTGGTCGTTGCGACCATGGCGATTATTCCTGGACCCTGCCGGATCCTAACGCCAGAGCGAAGAGGCAAACTCGGATTAGCGCCATACGCGACCTGATTGATGCCCCCGATCTGCTGGCTGATCTGATCCGGACCTTGTTGGCCACTGACTCTCCTTCCTACAGAGGCAGTCAGGCCGATCTCAGCTTTTGCGCCGCTGCAAAACCTTGGCTGGATGCTCCTGTCGACGAACTTCCTCAGGTCGCATCACAGCAGGGTTTCCTCCTGGATGCTGAAGCCATCGAGAGTGCTGTAGCCGGATTTCTGCAGAGGCATGGGCTTGTCACAGCAGGACAGGCCAAGAACCAGGATTTTGATCAATGA
- a CDS encoding glycoside hydrolase family 1 protein: protein MARVFPDHFLWGVSTAGHQVDGGDTTSDISFLEHVQPTVFKEPAGSACKSWERWQDDLDLVAGIGLNAYRFSVEWARIEPEEKVVDQSALDHYDRMVDGCLERGIIPLITLSHFACPQWFGAKAGWFNPDAPSLFADECIRVLKVLGDRVAMAVTFNEPNLPRVLSTGALSVQAVEAQRRCLEAASRKAGVERYRVGNVVIPDEVEQLELGFRNAHACAVKAIRSQCPNLPVGLSLAVIDESYVSEKGKSLAQARRDACYRPWIRAVQGDDFIGVQNYERETMGDQGPLATPKGVDISESGAPVCAGSLVNALIYIRELIGLPVLVTEHGVCTGDDQVRSRFISRSLPPLVDLARDGFPLLGYFHWSLLDNFEWISGYDMHYGLCSVDRSGGTYDRIPKGSAQTYRKLVAQTVI, encoded by the coding sequence GTGGCAAGAGTGTTTCCTGATCATTTTCTTTGGGGAGTTTCCACAGCCGGGCACCAGGTGGATGGAGGCGACACCACATCCGATATCAGCTTTCTGGAGCATGTGCAACCGACGGTTTTCAAGGAACCGGCAGGGTCGGCTTGCAAGAGCTGGGAGCGCTGGCAGGATGATTTGGACCTGGTTGCGGGCATAGGCTTGAATGCCTACAGGTTTTCGGTGGAATGGGCGCGTATAGAACCTGAGGAAAAGGTCGTGGACCAATCCGCTCTGGACCATTACGACCGCATGGTCGACGGGTGTCTGGAGCGTGGCATCATCCCGTTGATTACTCTCAGCCATTTCGCCTGTCCGCAATGGTTCGGTGCCAAGGCAGGCTGGTTTAATCCTGATGCCCCCTCCTTATTTGCCGATGAGTGCATAAGGGTCCTGAAGGTCCTGGGTGATCGGGTGGCCATGGCTGTAACATTTAATGAACCCAATCTGCCCAGGGTCCTCAGCACTGGTGCTCTATCTGTCCAGGCTGTTGAAGCCCAGCGTCGATGCTTGGAAGCAGCCAGCCGCAAGGCTGGCGTCGAGCGTTATCGTGTTGGTAATGTGGTGATTCCCGATGAAGTCGAGCAATTGGAGCTGGGCTTCCGGAATGCTCATGCTTGCGCGGTGAAAGCAATACGTTCCCAGTGCCCGAACCTGCCAGTCGGCCTGTCTCTGGCGGTCATTGACGAGAGCTATGTCAGTGAGAAGGGTAAGTCCCTGGCTCAGGCCCGAAGAGATGCCTGTTATCGGCCTTGGATCCGGGCCGTTCAAGGTGATGACTTCATTGGGGTGCAAAACTATGAACGCGAAACCATGGGCGATCAAGGTCCACTGGCAACTCCGAAAGGGGTCGATATCAGCGAATCCGGTGCACCGGTCTGTGCTGGCTCTTTGGTCAATGCCCTGATCTACATACGGGAGCTGATCGGTCTACCCGTCCTAGTGACCGAGCACGGGGTATGCACCGGCGATGACCAGGTGCGTTCCCGCTTCATCAGCAGGTCTCTGCCGCCCCTAGTGGATCTGGCGCGCGATGGCTTTCCGCTCCTGGGGTACTTCCACTGGTCCCTGCTGGATAACTTCGAGTGGATCAGCGGATATGACATGCATTACGGTCTGTGTTCTGTGGACCGGTCAGGCGGCACCTATGACCGGATCCCCAAGGGTAGCGCCCAGACTTACCGAAAGCTGGTGGCTCAGACGGTGATTTGA